Within the Chiloscyllium punctatum isolate Juve2018m chromosome 9, sChiPun1.3, whole genome shotgun sequence genome, the region GTGCCCAGAATGAGTGTTGCTCCAATGTCCCTCTGTTGGTCTCCTTCGCTCGTTTACACTTTACACATCCATGTGAAACCTCAGACTTTACATACGGACGATCAAATTACGAAATATACATCTAATTGGAAATCCGGAGTTAACTGACATATTTTCCGCTATATGTGCGTCGTCTTTATAAACACAAATATTTAATTTCAAGAAATAGGATCTCGGGCTTAATGTGATTTGCCATGCGCCGTGTCTGTCCTCGCCTTCCcctcaaccacccccccccccccccccccctttctctgttttCTTGAAACTATGCAGTGTTCAAGTATTTATCACAATGGTCTGTTGTAATCTGCAGTCAGGCGGTAGTTCATTACAAAAGCACAGATTGGAACACGGGGTTCCTCGCAGTGTCTGTACAGTGAAGGTCCGATTCGGATTCTTCTGGGTCCAGGCGGCTTGAGGAGtccactgtgtgtgtgggggacagagagactgccGCCGCCTGGCAAACTGGGCtccccatcacacccactcccttGGGCGAGGAACCACTCCGCGCCTCGGGGCTGCAGTGATCGCGCTCGTACTCCTCCTGAGCCCTCTGCATCTTCCGCTTCTTCATCTTGCTTTTGTGGAAGTGAAAGGTGATCAGGGAGACGGCAATCACGCCGACGATCAGCGTCACCAGCACGATAAGAACCACAGTCGCGGAGAAGGAGTACATTAACTTTCCCACTTCGGTTACGCAGGTGCCATTGGCGTGAGAAAAGTTCCTGTTTCCACTGCAAGAGGACAAAGAAAGCGACAAATCTTTGTGTATCCTGGCACTCATTTGTTGGGCAGGTAAGTATCCGTTTCTCAGGGCTGCTGATCAGTCGCGCTCCCTCACACTGGCGTTATGATACCAGTCGCACCAGATAAATGAATGTCCTCTTCAGGGCTGCCGGGAAAGGGACCCAGTTAGAGGCAAATAGAATTCCAATATGCAAGTTTAAGATCAGGCAATGGTGTCAACAATATGATATTAAATGACATGAAACCACCCaccgctccccctcccccaacccccctcccccccaatcaAGGTCTAACTGAATGGCATGTAGACACAACTGTATTGTGCttacaaaagaaaataaagaacTGTTTCAAAATTTAAAGCAAAAGGTCACCCGCTGGTTGGCTTTGTGATGGGGGGTGCAAGGCAAAGAGAAAAGACGGTCCACCACTGGTGGTGTAATGCGTCTATGCGCGTCTGTCTAATCCATAACGTTGTGCGATGAAGCAATCGCTGGGGGTAACAAAAAGGCTAgcgacgagagagacagagagaaagaaacatcATTCACCTCAGCCCAAATAACCCTATGCTCATTGCCAGACTGCTGTTCGTCTGCTCGCTTTGATTTACGCTGCACTCAGTCAGTCTGACAGGCGCAGATTTGTTTTGAAACATTAGTTGATGGCAGTCAAAATAATGTTGAAAACTGCATTCTTAGCGGCTAGCATGCACAGGGTGCAGAGGTTCAAGTTAGTTCTACAATATTAATGCTGGGAGCGGCTGTGTCACATTTCTTTTACACGTAACAAATCTTGATTCCAGTTCAGTTACATCACTCACTTACAGCTCAGTCTCTGCAATCACTTCATCACTTTTATCTCCGCACTCTCAGAAGTCCAAACGTGTGCCacgcaaacaaaaaaaaatcatagcCTACCCCGGGAATAGCAGCAAAGTAACGTTTGGTTGATCTGTTATAAAGGACGCAAAAAAAGTCAGTTGCAGCATTAATAAAGGGGGCGGATTAAACTGCCAATCAAGTCAGTTTTGCAGAGCTGTGGGCACACGCAAGCAGCAAACACAAAACTACAGACCGATACCGCTACACGCCTATGGGAAAGAGCTACtccaaaagaattttaaaaaacagATACTTAGTTCTCCTCAAAGTGACTTCGAATGCTCTTTGCTTGGAGTTTAAAATGTAAGATTTCCAGATGGGTTTTCCTACCTTGGTTGAGTGGCGAGTCCTGCTGTTCCGGAAGCTAAGAGCTCAAATAACGAAATAATGTTAAGGCAGTTCAGTGAAACAATGTGAGTAGCACAGCCCCAATAACCGGAAGTACGTATTCTCTTAGACAACCAAAAATATCACTGATCTCATCCAGTTACTTGCTATTTCCCATTCATTTCAAATATTGCCCGTTCTTTGCAGTTTTTCTCGCCAAATTTCGGGTCCTATagtgtatatttttaaaaatgtcatatTAATTCCAGGGGAAGGGAGGATTGAAGCAGAAAATGGACACAGGCGTCTGCAGAGGCAGATGGATTCTATTGCCTTATTCACCTCATCCAATTTCCAGCGGTACACTTCGATCCCTGTGCCCTCTGTCGAATCTGCCAATAACATCGTGCGGTTCATTTCATCTGCATTGACCAGTCAAGTCCATCTGCTCTGATGAAGTCCAATTTAGCCTAAACCAATCAGAATTGGATTTTGAATCCCTTTTCTATAATATGATCTCGCTACACCATTAGTGTAGAATGTTGAACTGGTATTGGAAATTCCAGTGTAATCTCTGCATGCaagcagttcctattttatagcatTGCAGAGAAGGGATTGTG harbors:
- the LOC140481370 gene encoding uncharacterized protein C11orf87 homolog, which produces MSARIHKDLSLSLSSCSGNRNFSHANGTCVTEVGKLMYSFSATVVLIVLVTLIVGVIAVSLITFHFHKSKMKKRKMQRAQEEYERDHCSPEARSGSSPKGVGVMGSPVCQAAAVSLSPTHTVDSSSRLDPEESESDLHCTDTARNPVFQSVLL